One window of the Salvia miltiorrhiza cultivar Shanhuang (shh) chromosome 6, IMPLAD_Smil_shh, whole genome shotgun sequence genome contains the following:
- the LOC130989455 gene encoding protein NUCLEAR FUSION DEFECTIVE 6, mitochondrial-like, with translation MASCARNLVQRSSNTAKTLLFRSQSSHSVPAGAPKLSGIAATLPRPSPRLRPFFSSTSRLPVELGCGESLMPLHSATASALLNSMLSSKVGRWGYLSEGFATPL, from the exons ATGGCATCCTGCGCTAGAAATCTGGTGCAACGATCTTCCAACACCGCGAAAACGCTGCTGTTCCGCAGCCAATCATCGCATTCCGTTCCCGCCGGAGCACCAAAGCTCAGCGGAATCGCAGCCACCTTACCGCGGCCGTCACCTCGCCTCCGCCCCTTCTTCTCCTCCACCTCCAG GCTGCCGGTGGAACTAGGGTGTGGAGAGTCGTTGATGCCCCTCCATTCTGCGACGGCATCGGCATTGCTGAATTCGATGCTCTCTTCCAAGGTTGGTCGCTGGGGCTATCTCTCAGAAG GCTTCGCGACTCCACTATAA
- the LOC130989431 gene encoding 40S ribosomal protein S3a-like has protein sequence MAVGKNKRISKGKKGGKKKAVDPFAKKEWYDIKAPSVFSNKNVGKTLITRTQGTKIASEGLKHRVVEASLADLQGDEDHAYRKIRLRVEDVQGKNVLTNFWGMDFTTDKLRSLVRKRQSLIEAHVDVKTTDAYTLRMFCIAFTKKRVNQQKVTCYAKTSQVRQIRRKMREIMVNQAQSCSLKELVQKFIPESIGKEIEKATSSIYPLQNVYIRKVKILKAPKFDLGKLMEVHGDYTEDLGAKLDRPVDEPIAEPTEVVGA, from the exons ATGGCCGTAGG AAAGAACAAGCGAATTTCAAAGGGAAAGAAGGGAGGCAAGAAGAAGGC TGTCGATCCATTCGCAAAGAAAGAGTGGTATGATATCAAAGCCCCTTCAGTTTTCAGCAACAAGAACGTTGGGAAAACCCTAATTACCCGTACTCAGGGTACCAAG ATTGCCTCAGAAGGGCTCAAGCACCGTGTGGTCGAGGCGTCCTTGGCTGATCTTCAAGGTGATGAGGATCACGCATACAGAAAGATTCGCTTGAGAGTTGAAGATGTTCAAGGAAAGAATGTGCTTACCAACTTCTGG GGAATGGACTTCACCACTGACAAGCTGAGATCACTTGTAAGAAAAAGGCAGTCTCTTATAGAGGCTCATGTGGATGTGAAAACAACTGATGCCTACACTCTGCGGATGTTTTGCATTGCCTTCACGAAGAAGCGTGTGAACCAGCAGAAGGTTACATGTTACGCTAAGACCAGCCAAGTTCGCCAG ATTCGGAGGAAGATGCGGGAGATCATGGTCAACCAGGCCCAGTCCTGCAGCCTGAAGGAGTTGGTACAGAAATTCATTCCTGAGTCAATCGGGAAGGAGATTGAGAAGGCTACATCGAGCATCTACCCGCTGCAGAATGTTTATATTAGGAAAGTCAAAATCCTGAAAGCTCCGAAATTTGATCTGGGCAAGTTAATGGAG GTGCACGGAGACTACACTGAAGATCTCGGTGCAAAGCTGGATAGGCCGGTTGACGAGCCCATTGCCGAGCCAACAGAGGTTGTTGGTGCGTAG
- the LOC130989400 gene encoding uncharacterized protein LOC130989400 isoform X2, producing the protein MAHMVYPGAVHSRFEHSLGVYWLAGEAVHKLKAQQGLELGIDRFDMQTVKLAGLLHDVGHGPFSHLFEREFLPKVVLGSEWSHEHMSVEMVDHIVDEHHIDIDADTIKTVKEMILASSKYATVKSTKEKHFLYDIVANGRNGIDVDKFDYIVRDSRACALGCNFQFERLMVSMRVMEDEICYRAKEYLTIHKLFATRADLYRTVYTHAKVKAVELMVVDALVSANSYLQIASHIQDPSQYWKLDDTIIKTIETAPDQELKESRDLILRIRRRDLYQFCNEYAVPKDNLENFKKVTAQDIICSQKSGVSIREEDVVVSNVRIDLTRGKHNPLESIKFFQDYESTETLTISDERVSHLLPTSFQDMIVRVYSKKPELVGAISDAFENFQYKTYGVKTQVLATPEKKRRRCM; encoded by the exons ATGGCACACATGGTTTATCCAGGAGCTGTCCATTCTAGATTTGAACATTCTCTTGGAGTTTATTGGCTTGCTGGTGAAGCTGTTCACAAACTTAAGGCTCAGCAA GGATTAGAGCTGGGTATTGATCGCTTTGATATGCAGACTGTGAAACTTGCAg GGCTCTTGCATGACGTAGGTCATGGACCTTTTAGTCATTTGTTTGAACGTGAGTTTCTTCCCAAGGTCGTTTTGGGATCAGAATG GTCTCATGAGCATATGTCTGTAGAGATGGTGGATCATATTGTTGATGAGCATCACATTGACATAGATGCTGACACCATTAAAACAGTCAAG GAAATGATACTTGCAAGTTCTAAATATGCTACAGTCAAA agcACAAAGGAAAAGCATTTTCTTTATGATATTGTGGCAAATGGTCGAAATGGCATTGACGTTGACAA GTTTGATTACATTGTCCGTGACAGCCGAGCATGTGCTTTAGGATGCAACTTCCAGTTTGAGAG GTTAATGGTGAGTATGAGAGTTATGGAAGATGAGATATGCTATCGGGCAAAAGAAT ATCTTACCATCCACAAGTTGTTTGCCACCCGAGCTGATCTGTACAGAACTGTTTATACTCATGCAAAAGTAAAG GCTGTAGAGCTGATGGTGGTAGATGCCTTGGTGAGTGCAAACAGTTATTTACAAATAGCATCTCACATACAGGATCCTTCTCAGTATTGGAAG TTAGATGATACTATTATAAAGACAATTGAGACTGCTCCAGACCAAGAACTGAAGGAATCCAGGGATTTGATCCTTCGGATTCGCCGGAGAGACTTATATCAG TTTTGTAATGAGTATGCTGTTCCAAAGGACAACTTGGAGAATTTCAAAAAAGTCACTGCTCAAGATATTATTTGTTCACAG AAAAGTGGAGTGTCAATAAGAGAGGAGGACGTTGTCGTTAGCAATGTCCGGATTGATTTGACTCGTGGGAAGCATAATCCTCTTGAGAG CATCAAATTTTTCCAG GATTATGAAAGTACGGAGACACTCACTATTTCCGATGAACGTGTCAGCCACTTGCTGCCAACATCTTTCCAAGACATGATCGTCCGAGTGTACTCCAAAAAGCCTGAACTG GTTGGAGCTATTTCTGATGCCTTTGAGAATTTTCAGTATAAGACCTACGGAGTCAAAACACAAGTGCTTGCAACACCGGAGAAGAAAAGGCGACGATGTATGTAG
- the LOC130989400 gene encoding uncharacterized protein LOC130989400 isoform X1: MGAICEDESSLSSNHSFACLQDLRFSKQVHDNVHGNIYLDQLCLKFVDTEQYQRLRDLKQLGMAHMVYPGAVHSRFEHSLGVYWLAGEAVHKLKAQQGLELGIDRFDMQTVKLAGLLHDVGHGPFSHLFEREFLPKVVLGSEWSHEHMSVEMVDHIVDEHHIDIDADTIKTVKEMILASSKYATVKSTKEKHFLYDIVANGRNGIDVDKFDYIVRDSRACALGCNFQFERLMVSMRVMEDEICYRAKEYLTIHKLFATRADLYRTVYTHAKVKAVELMVVDALVSANSYLQIASHIQDPSQYWKLDDTIIKTIETAPDQELKESRDLILRIRRRDLYQFCNEYAVPKDNLENFKKVTAQDIICSQKSGVSIREEDVVVSNVRIDLTRGKHNPLESIKFFQDYESTETLTISDERVSHLLPTSFQDMIVRVYSKKPELVGAISDAFENFQYKTYGVKTQVLATPEKKRRRCM; this comes from the exons ATGGGTGCGATTTGCGAAGACGAGTCCTCGTTATCTTCGAATCACAGTTTCGCGTGCTTGCAGGATCTGAGATTCTCCAAGCAAGTTCATGACAATGTCCATGGAAACATTTATCTCGATCAG CTCTGTTTGAAATTTGTGGATACCGAGCAGTATCAGag GCTGCGTGATCTTAAGCAACTAG GAATGGCACACATGGTTTATCCAGGAGCTGTCCATTCTAGATTTGAACATTCTCTTGGAGTTTATTGGCTTGCTGGTGAAGCTGTTCACAAACTTAAGGCTCAGCAA GGATTAGAGCTGGGTATTGATCGCTTTGATATGCAGACTGTGAAACTTGCAg GGCTCTTGCATGACGTAGGTCATGGACCTTTTAGTCATTTGTTTGAACGTGAGTTTCTTCCCAAGGTCGTTTTGGGATCAGAATG GTCTCATGAGCATATGTCTGTAGAGATGGTGGATCATATTGTTGATGAGCATCACATTGACATAGATGCTGACACCATTAAAACAGTCAAG GAAATGATACTTGCAAGTTCTAAATATGCTACAGTCAAA agcACAAAGGAAAAGCATTTTCTTTATGATATTGTGGCAAATGGTCGAAATGGCATTGACGTTGACAA GTTTGATTACATTGTCCGTGACAGCCGAGCATGTGCTTTAGGATGCAACTTCCAGTTTGAGAG GTTAATGGTGAGTATGAGAGTTATGGAAGATGAGATATGCTATCGGGCAAAAGAAT ATCTTACCATCCACAAGTTGTTTGCCACCCGAGCTGATCTGTACAGAACTGTTTATACTCATGCAAAAGTAAAG GCTGTAGAGCTGATGGTGGTAGATGCCTTGGTGAGTGCAAACAGTTATTTACAAATAGCATCTCACATACAGGATCCTTCTCAGTATTGGAAG TTAGATGATACTATTATAAAGACAATTGAGACTGCTCCAGACCAAGAACTGAAGGAATCCAGGGATTTGATCCTTCGGATTCGCCGGAGAGACTTATATCAG TTTTGTAATGAGTATGCTGTTCCAAAGGACAACTTGGAGAATTTCAAAAAAGTCACTGCTCAAGATATTATTTGTTCACAG AAAAGTGGAGTGTCAATAAGAGAGGAGGACGTTGTCGTTAGCAATGTCCGGATTGATTTGACTCGTGGGAAGCATAATCCTCTTGAGAG CATCAAATTTTTCCAG GATTATGAAAGTACGGAGACACTCACTATTTCCGATGAACGTGTCAGCCACTTGCTGCCAACATCTTTCCAAGACATGATCGTCCGAGTGTACTCCAAAAAGCCTGAACTG GTTGGAGCTATTTCTGATGCCTTTGAGAATTTTCAGTATAAGACCTACGGAGTCAAAACACAAGTGCTTGCAACACCGGAGAAGAAAAGGCGACGATGTATGTAG
- the LOC130989411 gene encoding formate dehydrogenase, mitochondrial, producing the protein MAMKRVGASAVRALTSSPASSLVTRHLHASPGSKKIVGVFYKANEYAAMNPNFLGCVENALGIREWLESQGHQYIVTPDKDGPGCELDKHIPDLHVLISTPFHPAYVTAERIKKAKNLQLLLTAGIGSDHIDLKAAADAGLTVAEVTGSNTVSVAEDELMRILILVRNFLPGHHQVISGEWNVAAIAHRAYDLEGKTVGTVGAGRIGRLLLQRLKPFNCNLLYHDRLKMDPELESEIGATFEENLDAMLPKCDIIVINTPLTEKTKGMFDKEKIAKLKKGVLIVNNARGAIMDTQAVVDACSSGHIAGYSGDVWYPQPAPKDHPWRYMPNQAMTPHISGTTIDAQLRYAAGTKDMLERYFKGEDFPVHNYIVKDGELASQYR; encoded by the exons ATGGCGATGAAACGCGTCGGTGCTTCTGCAGTTCGTGCGCTCACCTCTTCACCTGCTTCTTCACTTGTCACCAGACACCTCCAT GCTTCTCCTGGCAGCAAGAAGATCGTGGGCGTCTTCTACAAGGCAAACGAGTATGCTGCGATGAATCCAAATTTCCTAGGCTGTGTTGAAAATGCATTAGGCATACGCGAATGGTTGGAATCCCAGGGTCACCAGTACATAGTCACTCCGGACAAAGATGGACCAGGCTGCG AGCTGGACAAGCACATACCCGACCTGCACGTGCTGATTTCAACTCCTTTCCACCCTGCATATGTAACTGCGGAGCGAATAAAAAAGGCAAAGAACTTGCAGCTTCTGCTGACCGCTGGCATTGGCTCGGATCACATTGATCTGAAGGCCGCGGCCGATGCTGGGCTGACAGTGGCCGAGGTCACCGGGAGCAACACTGTCTCGGTTGCTGAAGACGAACTCATGAGGATTCTCATCCTCGTCCGTAACTTCCTGCCCGGGCACCATCAGGTCATCAGTGGCGAATGGAACGTTGCTGCTATTGCTCATCGAGCCTATGACCTCGAAGGCAAGACCGTGGGGACGGTTGGAGCCGGGCGCATAGGCCGTCTGCTGCTGCAGAGGCTGAAGCCTTTCAACTGCAATCTTCTCTACCACGATCGTCTCAAGATGGATCCGGAGCTCGAGAGTGAGATAGGAGCCACGTTTGAGGAGAATCTTGATGCAATGCTGCCTAAGTGTGACATTATTGTCATCAACACTCCTCTTACTGAGAAAACCAA AGGGATGTTCGACAAAGAAAAGATAGCGAAGCTGAAAAAAGGTGTTCTGATTGTGAACAACGCTAGAGGTGCAATCATGGACACTCAAGCAGTTGTCGATGCTTGCTCGAGCGGGCACATCGCAG GCTATAGTGGAGATGTTTGGTACCCACAGCCAGCTCCGAAGGATCATCCATGGAGGTACATGCCAAACCAAGCCATGACCCCTCATATATCTGGGACTACAATCGATGCACAG CTTCGGTACGCGGCTGGGACGAAGGACATGCTGGAGAGGTATTTCAAGGGTGAGGATTTTCCTGTACATAATTACATCGTCAAGGACGGAGAACTGGCCAGCCAATACCGGTAG
- the LOC130989412 gene encoding serine/threonine-protein kinase STY13-like — protein sequence MAEEDVLGGGGGGGGFVRADQIDLKSLDEQLHRHLSRALTMEKKKQENGGKQQDELREIPVRHGWEIDASKLVVKSVLARGTFGTVHRGVYDGQDVAVKLLDWGEEGHRTQAEVASLRAAFAQEVAVWHKLDHPNVTKFVGATLGASELNIQKDNGHMGMPRNVCCVVVEYLPGGTLKNFLIRNSRAKLAFKVVIQLALDLARGLSYLHSKKIVHRDVKTENMLLDKNRTVKIADFGVARVEASNPNEMTGETGTLGYMAPEVLNGHPYNRKCDVYSFGICLWEIYCCDMPYPNLSFSELTSAVVHQNLRPDIPRCCPSSIANVMKRCWDANSDKRPEMDEVVSMVEAIDTSKGGGMIPPNKSQGCFCFRTNRGP from the exons ATGGCGGAGGAGGACGtcctcggcggcggcggcggcggaggtggaTTCGTGAGGGCGGATCAGATAGATCTGAAGAGCCTCGACGAGCAGCTCCACCGGCACCTCAGCCGAGCTCTGActatggagaagaagaagcaggAGAATGGAGGGAAGCAGCAGGATGAATTGAGGGAGATTCCGGTCAGGCACGGCTGGGAAATCGACGCCTCGAAGCTCGTCGTCAAATCGGTACTCGCGCGCGGCACTTTTGGCACCGTTCATCGCGGCGTTTACGACGGACAGGATGTTGCAG TAAAACTTCTCGACTGGGGTGAAGAAGGCCATAGAACACAGGCTGAAGTAGCTTCTCTTCGAGCGGCCTTCGCGCAAGAAGTTGCTGTATGGCACAAGCTTGATCATCCCAATGTAACAAAG TTTGTTGGAGCTACGTTGGGTGCATCAGAGCTCAACATACAAAAAGACAACGGTCATATGGGAATGCCGCGTAATGTCTGTTGCGTCGTAGTCGAATATTTACCTGGAGGTACACTTAAGAATTTCTTGATTAGAAATTCGAGGGCAAAACTTGCTTTCAAAGTTGTTATTCAACTAGCTTTGGATCTTGCACGAGG ATTAAGTTATCTTCACTCTAAGAAGATTGTGCATAGGGATGTGAAAACAGAGAACATGTTACTCGACAAGAATCGAACAGTCAAAATCGCTGATTTTGGTGTTGCACGTGTCGAGGCTTCAAATCCTAACGAGATGACTGGGGAGACTGGTACCCTAGGTTACATGGCACCCGAG GTCCTGAATGGTCACCCTTATAATAGGAAATGTGATGTATATAGTTTTGGTATTTGCTTATGGGAGATATATTGTTGTGACATGCCATATCCAAATCTTAGCTTCTCCGAATTGACTTCAGCTGTTGTGCATCAG AATCTGAGACCAGACATACCTCGATGTTGCCCAAGTTCAATAGCAAATGTGATGAAACGATGTTGGGATGCGAATTCGGACAAGAGACCCGAGATGGATGAAGTGGTTTCCATGGTGGAAGCCATTGATACATCAAAAGGAGGAGGCATGATTCCTCCTAATAAATCTCAAGGTTGTTTCTGCTTTCGCACGAATCGAGGACCTTGA